The proteins below come from a single Candidatus Zixiibacteriota bacterium genomic window:
- a CDS encoding FAD-dependent oxidoreductase, which translates to MPQKNNREKGVLVIGGGITGIQAALDLASSRIKVYLVEKSPSLGGRMAQLDKTFPTMDCSI; encoded by the coding sequence ATGCCCCAGAAAAATAATAGAGAAAAAGGGGTTTTAGTAATTGGTGGAGGTATAACCGGGATTCAAGCCGCTCTCGATTTGGCGTCATCCCGCATTAAAGTTTATTTGGTTGAAAAATCACCTTCATTAGGAGGGCGAATGGCTCAACTCGATAAAACTTTCCCCACCATGGATTGCTCTATATGA
- a CDS encoding KpsF/GutQ family sugar-phosphate isomerase, translated as MQKKFTKRIDLLKKAKKTIKTEARAIAALADRLDDSFVKAVELIDCTSGRVIVTGIGKSGIVAKKIASTFSSIGISSFFFHPTEGIHGDLGVVRGDDLLIAISKSGDTEELTRIIPMFKRLIVPIIVLTGDKNSSLAKDADIVLDVSVSSEACPNNLVPTSSSTAAIVMGDALAMVLLDKRGFTADDFAVLHPGGTLGRSLIKIHQIMHTGSEIPIVHPDTSFSQLVLEITGKRMGVTCVVDSDEILLGIITDGDLRRAIEKGKHLESLTAADVMTRNPKIITTNKLAIEALNMMEKHKITSVVITNDSKKVIGFLHMHDILKAKVV; from the coding sequence ATGCAAAAGAAATTTACGAAAAGGATAGACTTGCTTAAAAAAGCTAAAAAAACGATAAAAACTGAGGCTCGCGCAATTGCCGCCTTAGCAGATAGATTAGATGATAGTTTCGTTAAGGCAGTAGAGCTTATCGATTGTACAAGCGGCAGGGTGATTGTTACCGGCATTGGCAAGTCCGGGATTGTGGCTAAAAAAATCGCCTCAACTTTTTCGTCAATCGGGATATCGTCATTCTTTTTCCACCCCACAGAGGGAATTCATGGCGACCTTGGTGTAGTGCGCGGCGATGATTTATTAATCGCCATCAGCAAATCGGGCGATACAGAGGAATTAACTCGCATTATTCCAATGTTTAAACGTCTGATAGTGCCAATCATAGTATTAACAGGCGACAAGAATTCCTCTCTTGCGAAAGATGCCGATATTGTTCTCGATGTTTCTGTTTCATCCGAAGCCTGCCCGAATAACTTAGTGCCAACATCATCATCAACGGCGGCGATAGTTATGGGGGATGCCTTAGCGATGGTGCTGCTTGACAAGCGGGGATTTACCGCCGATGATTTTGCCGTATTGCACCCCGGCGGTACACTGGGGCGCAGCCTCATTAAAATACATCAGATTATGCATACGGGATCTGAAATTCCTATTGTCCATCCCGATACGTCATTCTCCCAACTTGTTTTAGAAATTACCGGCAAGAGAATGGGCGTAACATGTGTTGTCGATAGCGATGAAATATTACTGGGAATTATTACCGATGGCGACCTGCGCCGCGCAATCGAGAAAGGCAAACATCTGGAATCATTAACCGCTGCGGATGTTATGACCCGAAATCCCAAAATTATAACTACAAACAAACTCGCCATCGAGGCGTTAAACATGATGGAAAAACATAAAATAACCAGTGTGGTCATCACCAATGACAGTAAGAAAGTTATTGGCTTTCTGCATATGCATGATATTTTAAAGGCGAAAGTGGTTTGA
- a CDS encoding 4Fe-4S binding protein has product MKYWRTPLDIDKLKIPRGELHIIKDRCKGCGFCVEYCPNGVLQLSEEFNAKGYHPPEVIKPDKCVNCDLCEMLCPDFAIFCLRVEDDEKEVAS; this is encoded by the coding sequence ATGAAATACTGGAGAACCCCATTAGATATAGACAAGCTAAAAATTCCACGGGGTGAGCTCCATATAATCAAAGATCGCTGTAAGGGTTGTGGTTTTTGTGTTGAATACTGCCCCAATGGCGTATTACAGCTTTCTGAGGAGTTTAATGCCAAGGGTTATCACCCTCCTGAAGTTATTAAGCCGGATAAGTGTGTTAACTGTGATTTATGTGAGATGCTCTGTCCGGATTTTGCAATTTTTTGTTTGCGTGTCGAGGACGATGAAAAGGAGGTGGCCAGTTGA
- a CDS encoding 2-oxoacid:acceptor oxidoreductase subunit alpha — protein MKANPKDVLTGAHYLDGNHASAEGAVAAGCKFFAGYPITPSTEIAERFSRRIPLVDGVFIQMEDELASMNAILGASWGGVKSMTCTSGPGFSLMMENFGLGMMLETPCVLVNVQRGGPSTGLPTLPGQADMMQARWGSHGDYEVIALAPDSPQESFELTIRAFNLSEKYRMPVLVMTDECVGHMTEKVVIPPAEEIELVERIYTDKKPGEAWPYDANPDIISPMLPIGKGYKFHVTGLTHDYRGYPVIDAETQEHNVRHLIDKVKNNLDDIIWLEESDVEGADIVMISYGISSRVVQPAIAKAKKDGIKIGQIRMVTVWPFPEKRIRELAKKVKSLIMVELNYGQVFLDMERCAAGNCQCHLIGHAGGTVHNPDDIYKTIKEAVK, from the coding sequence TTGAAGGCTAATCCTAAAGATGTATTAACAGGCGCTCATTATCTTGATGGTAATCACGCCTCTGCCGAGGGAGCTGTTGCCGCCGGATGCAAGTTTTTTGCCGGTTATCCAATTACTCCTTCAACTGAAATCGCCGAGAGATTTTCTCGACGAATTCCGCTTGTTGACGGTGTTTTCATTCAGATGGAGGATGAGCTGGCAAGCATGAACGCAATTTTGGGAGCATCCTGGGGCGGAGTAAAGTCAATGACTTGTACTTCGGGACCGGGTTTTTCGTTAATGATGGAAAATTTTGGTTTGGGCATGATGCTGGAAACTCCCTGTGTTTTAGTAAATGTCCAACGCGGTGGTCCCTCAACCGGATTGCCAACTCTGCCCGGTCAGGCTGATATGATGCAGGCGCGCTGGGGTTCGCATGGCGATTATGAGGTGATTGCCTTAGCGCCCGATTCTCCCCAGGAATCATTTGAACTGACCATTCGTGCTTTCAATCTATCAGAAAAATATCGCATGCCGGTATTGGTCATGACCGATGAATGCGTCGGCCATATGACTGAAAAAGTAGTTATACCGCCTGCTGAGGAAATTGAACTGGTTGAACGAATATACACCGACAAAAAGCCTGGCGAGGCTTGGCCTTATGATGCTAACCCTGATATAATATCCCCAATGCTGCCGATTGGCAAGGGCTACAAATTCCATGTTACCGGATTGACTCATGATTATAGAGGTTACCCGGTAATCGATGCGGAAACGCAGGAGCATAATGTTCGACATCTTATTGATAAAGTAAAAAACAATCTTGACGATATTATCTGGCTTGAGGAAAGTGATGTCGAGGGAGCCGATATTGTGATGATATCCTATGGCATCTCCTCGCGGGTAGTTCAACCGGCTATAGCGAAAGCTAAGAAGGATGGCATTAAAATAGGGCAAATCAGGATGGTTACCGTCTGGCCATTTCCCGAAAAGCGAATTAGAGAGCTGGCTAAAAAGGTTAAATCCCTGATAATGGTTGAATTAAATTATGGTCAGGTATTTCTCGATATGGAACGCTGCGCTGCTGGTAATTGCCAGTGTCATCTTATAGGTCATGCCGGAGGAACTGTTCATAATCCTGATGATATATATAAAACTATAAAGGAGGCGGTTAAATGA
- a CDS encoding 2-oxoacid:ferredoxin oxidoreductase subunit beta, translating into MTTRTTPPETEKHPLENILRMDRIPHIWCPTCGLGTTVTALASALGKAELDLNKVAVVSGIGCTGRVAGYLKLDSFHTTHGRALPFAAGLSIARPDMKVIVFSGDGDLSSIGGNHLIHSARRNLDITVVCVNNFIYAMTGGQVAPTTPETAITSTSPHGNYEHPFNLPLLAGSSGAVYVARWTALHIRRLTNSLKEALLKPGFSFIEVIAPCSTLYARLNKLGTGLDLMKFYHENSIIKHGADLNEVDIDFQSKIIVGKFVDKDKPTYIESMNIALKKRYGDKYKPYGGANGND; encoded by the coding sequence ATGACAACAAGAACAACTCCTCCTGAAACAGAAAAACATCCGCTGGAAAATATTCTCCGGATGGACCGCATCCCGCATATCTGGTGTCCTACCTGTGGGCTTGGCACAACAGTAACCGCTTTGGCATCCGCCCTCGGGAAAGCGGAATTGGATTTGAATAAAGTTGCCGTTGTTTCCGGCATAGGCTGTACCGGTCGTGTTGCCGGCTATTTAAAGCTTGATTCTTTTCATACGACCCACGGTAGAGCGCTTCCTTTTGCGGCCGGATTAAGCATTGCCAGACCCGATATGAAAGTTATTGTATTTTCCGGAGATGGCGATCTATCCTCTATCGGCGGCAATCATCTGATTCATTCAGCCCGTCGAAATCTGGATATTACGGTAGTCTGCGTTAATAATTTCATTTATGCCATGACAGGCGGGCAGGTGGCGCCTACTACGCCGGAAACGGCTATTACTTCCACATCGCCCCATGGCAACTATGAACACCCGTTTAACCTGCCGTTATTAGCGGGGTCATCCGGGGCGGTATATGTTGCCCGATGGACTGCTTTGCATATACGGCGTCTGACGAATTCGCTTAAAGAGGCTTTACTCAAACCGGGGTTTTCGTTTATTGAAGTGATTGCTCCCTGTTCGACTCTGTATGCTCGTCTTAATAAACTTGGCACTGGTCTGGATCTGATGAAATTCTATCATGAAAACAGCATTATCAAGCATGGCGCGGATTTGAATGAAGTTGACATCGATTTCCAATCGAAAATAATTGTAGGCAAGTTTGTTGATAAAGACAAGCCTACTTATATAGAAAGCATGAACATAGCTCTAAAGAAGAGATACGGCGATAAGTATAAACCCTATGGAGGCGCAAATGGCAACGACTGA
- a CDS encoding HAD hydrolase family protein, with protein sequence MDKLKSRLRKIKLFIFDVDGVLTDNTIFIGPDGFEIKRFSIADGLGIYIAKKYGINIALLSGRSSPATLARAKELNITDIFQNPTDKLEYFNQLKLKYQLDDENIAFMGNDLVDLGVMKQSGLAFAVPDSPDSVLQIADYITMKKGGFGAVREALDMVLDAKEIYEKDRLA encoded by the coding sequence ATGGATAAACTAAAATCACGTCTGCGCAAGATAAAACTGTTCATATTCGATGTTGACGGTGTCCTTACCGACAATACGATTTTTATAGGGCCGGATGGTTTTGAAATCAAACGATTCAGCATAGCCGATGGACTGGGGATATATATCGCTAAAAAGTATGGTATAAATATCGCTTTACTTTCCGGTCGTTCATCGCCTGCCACTTTAGCGCGAGCAAAGGAATTGAATATCACCGATATATTTCAGAATCCCACTGATAAGCTCGAATATTTCAATCAGCTCAAATTAAAATATCAGCTTGATGATGAGAATATCGCATTTATGGGCAATGACCTCGTTGACCTTGGGGTTATGAAGCAAAGCGGCTTAGCCTTTGCGGTCCCCGACAGCCCGGATTCCGTATTGCAAATAGCTGATTATATCACTATGAAAAAAGGCGGCTTTGGCGCAGTCCGCGAGGCTCTTGATATGGTTTTGGATGCAAAAGAAATTTACGAAAAGGATAGACTTGCTTAA
- a CDS encoding hydrogenase iron-sulfur subunit, which yields MATKATGKKKKSNIKVFVPNLVVFACNWCSYAGADNAGVSRIQYSPNFRVIRTMCSGRVTSGFVLKALKMGADGVLVSGCHFGDCHYIFGNYKAVDQFEKTKALVKTLGLEEERIRLEWVSAAEGPRWGQVIDEFVEQITKLGPSPFNYKPKYEN from the coding sequence ATGGCAACAAAAGCAACCGGTAAAAAGAAAAAATCAAATATAAAAGTATTTGTCCCGAATTTAGTAGTTTTTGCCTGCAACTGGTGCAGTTATGCCGGAGCCGATAATGCCGGCGTAAGCAGGATTCAGTATTCACCGAATTTCAGAGTCATTAGGACTATGTGTTCAGGTCGGGTTACTTCCGGGTTTGTGCTTAAGGCTTTAAAGATGGGCGCCGACGGCGTGCTTGTATCCGGCTGCCACTTTGGCGATTGCCATTATATATTCGGCAATTACAAAGCAGTAGATCAATTTGAAAAGACTAAAGCGTTAGTAAAAACTCTCGGGTTGGAGGAAGAACGCATCCGTCTCGAATGGGTTTCCGCCGCTGAGGGTCCGCGATGGGGACAGGTTATCGATGAGTTTGTCGAACAAATTACAAAATTGGGTCCCAGTCCTTTTAACTATAAACCAAAATATGAGAATTAG
- a CDS encoding (Fe-S)-binding protein, giving the protein METTVEKLKQNRAFLCLECGKCTAVCPIAIYNKSFSPRRMLADGVFYNAADLISDKLLWSCLTCQLCTQRCPVDVKYSDYMRDIRAEASKQGKTGSPSHSGALLHLMEMATAPKLKQNRNSWINNKLKVKKKGDVLYFVGCLPYYQDFFAKDFDFTPISIAQDTVSILNKLGIEPVVMDNERCCGHDLYWLGQLEQFDELGRINLELIKATGAKTIITSCPECALVLKKLYSERLGGNLQVKHITEVVFENIDKLKFKNIDTKVSFQDPCRLGRYMGIYDQPRESLKAIPGLEINEMQHNRRGAICCGTTNWTNCDAVSKQIQKSRLTEAKNAGAETVVTACPKCQIHFRCSESGDESQKVNIKITDFVNIIASVLEG; this is encoded by the coding sequence ATGGAAACAACTGTTGAAAAACTTAAGCAGAACCGAGCGTTCCTCTGTTTGGAATGCGGCAAATGTACTGCCGTATGTCCAATAGCTATTTATAATAAAAGTTTTTCGCCTCGCCGGATGTTGGCTGATGGTGTTTTCTATAATGCAGCAGATTTAATATCCGACAAACTTCTATGGTCATGCCTAACCTGCCAGCTATGTACTCAGCGGTGTCCTGTCGATGTCAAATATTCTGACTACATGCGTGATATTCGCGCCGAGGCATCCAAGCAGGGTAAAACCGGCAGTCCATCACACAGCGGCGCTCTGCTTCATCTTATGGAAATGGCGACTGCCCCTAAGCTAAAACAGAACAGAAACAGCTGGATTAACAATAAGCTTAAAGTGAAAAAGAAAGGCGATGTTCTATACTTTGTTGGGTGTTTGCCCTATTATCAGGATTTTTTCGCCAAGGATTTCGATTTCACACCGATTTCAATAGCTCAGGACACTGTCAGCATCCTTAACAAATTGGGGATTGAGCCGGTAGTAATGGATAACGAACGCTGCTGCGGGCATGATCTTTACTGGCTGGGTCAGCTTGAGCAATTCGATGAGCTGGGCAGAATAAACCTTGAGCTGATTAAGGCAACAGGCGCAAAAACTATCATCACATCATGCCCTGAATGCGCTCTCGTCCTGAAAAAACTATATTCGGAAAGGCTGGGCGGAAATCTGCAGGTTAAGCATATTACCGAAGTGGTTTTTGAGAATATCGATAAGCTGAAGTTCAAGAATATTGATACAAAAGTATCATTCCAGGATCCCTGCCGTTTGGGTAGATACATGGGGATTTATGACCAACCGCGGGAATCGCTTAAGGCTATTCCCGGTCTTGAGATAAACGAAATGCAGCACAATAGGCGCGGCGCAATATGTTGCGGCACAACCAATTGGACTAATTGCGATGCAGTCTCAAAACAGATTCAGAAAAGCCGATTAACCGAGGCTAAAAACGCCGGCGCAGAAACCGTTGTAACAGCCTGCCCAAAATGCCAGATACATTTTAGATGTTCTGAGAGCGGCGATGAGTCTCAGAAAGTAAATATTAAAATAACTGATTTTGTAAATATTATAGCTTCAGTTCTTGAGGGTTGA
- a CDS encoding 2-oxoacid:acceptor oxidoreductase family protein, with product MATTELRITGLGGQGVILTGYIIGKAASIFNNQHATLTQSFGPEARGSACSAQVIVSDDRVLYPYVANPYIMVAMSNEGYNKYKDTVTKNGIILYDSDLVQADSNHSNINTFGVPATRFAEELGRKIVLNIVMLGFFGAINEIIPKDALRKAVESSVPSGTEELNLKAFDKGFDFGAKLKKQNKVKA from the coding sequence ATGGCAACGACTGAGCTTAGAATAACCGGTCTTGGCGGGCAGGGAGTTATTCTTACCGGTTATATCATTGGTAAAGCGGCCTCTATTTTTAACAATCAACATGCTACTCTTACCCAGAGCTTTGGCCCGGAAGCGCGCGGCAGCGCTTGCAGCGCTCAAGTTATTGTCTCTGACGACCGAGTGCTGTATCCATATGTTGCCAATCCTTATATAATGGTTGCAATGTCTAATGAGGGCTACAACAAGTATAAAGATACTGTTACGAAAAATGGGATTATTCTATATGATAGCGACCTTGTACAAGCTGATAGTAATCATTCAAACATTAATACTTTCGGAGTTCCGGCTACTCGTTTTGCAGAGGAACTCGGCCGCAAAATAGTCCTGAATATAGTTATGCTTGGTTTTTTTGGCGCTATTAACGAAATAATTCCGAAAGATGCTTTACGCAAAGCTGTTGAAAGCTCCGTCCCTTCGGGCACAGAGGAATTAAATCTAAAGGCTTTCGATAAAGGATTTGACTTCGGCGCAAAGTTAAAAAAACAAAATAAGGTTAAAGCATAA
- a CDS encoding lysophospholipid acyltransferase family protein produces MKNDIIYYCAQALIHLFNILPRKLSLMLAGFIGEIWYLIGSKDRNIAKTQMEFALGLKGNQLNAYVRACFEMMFKNLADAVMMKSWSRDYIGSIIKVEGFENIDRAYKQGNGVIALTGHIGNFELMAAWLSYYKGFKSAAIGRKLYDERLNSMLVAQREHFNVLNIPTTTSIKSIISALKDGYTLGVLLDQDSRKVRTQFIEFFGKKALTAEGPMHIARKLGTPVVPLAIYRQPDDTYIVAILPPLEFEWTDNKDKDILNALKKCNQSIEQLIRRDPTQWVWIHKRWRTRPSDEIGKSA; encoded by the coding sequence TTGAAAAACGATATAATTTATTATTGTGCTCAAGCTCTTATTCATCTTTTTAATATTTTACCGCGAAAGTTGTCTTTAATGTTGGCTGGATTTATAGGAGAAATATGGTATCTTATCGGCTCAAAGGATAGGAATATCGCTAAAACCCAGATGGAGTTTGCGCTTGGACTAAAAGGCAATCAACTCAACGCTTATGTTCGCGCTTGTTTCGAAATGATGTTTAAGAACTTAGCTGATGCCGTTATGATGAAAAGCTGGTCGCGAGATTACATAGGATCAATAATCAAAGTAGAGGGGTTTGAAAATATCGACCGGGCATACAAGCAGGGTAATGGAGTAATCGCTCTGACCGGACATATCGGTAATTTCGAGTTGATGGCTGCCTGGCTTTCATATTATAAGGGTTTTAAATCCGCCGCTATTGGCCGTAAGCTTTATGACGAAAGATTAAACAGTATGTTAGTGGCGCAGCGAGAACATTTCAATGTTTTAAATATTCCAACAACTACATCAATTAAATCAATAATTAGCGCCTTAAAGGATGGTTATACCCTGGGAGTGTTATTGGATCAGGATTCACGAAAAGTAAGAACACAATTTATCGAGTTTTTCGGCAAAAAAGCTTTGACCGCCGAAGGACCTATGCATATTGCGCGTAAACTCGGCACACCGGTAGTGCCGTTGGCGATATACCGTCAACCTGACGATACATATATTGTAGCGATATTACCGCCGCTCGAATTCGAGTGGACTGATAATAAGGATAAAGACATTTTGAACGCGCTTAAAAAATGCAATCAGTCTATCGAGCAATTAATCAGGCGCGACCCAACCCAATGGGTCTGGATTCACAAGCGCTGGCGAACAAGGCCATCCGATGAAATAGGGAAATCAGCATGA
- a CDS encoding CoB--CoM heterodisulfide reductase iron-sulfur subunit A family protein yields MMDAGRHPNIEVFTNSELVKFSGNAGNFRAVVKKHPRYIDENLCTGCGVCTDSCPVAVPNEFEVGMGARKAIYSPFPQAVPNTYIIDRQNCLNNDFLVCSNCQDVCDRNAVNYDDTGEEIEIEIGSVVVATGFDVYDASAIPSYGYGRYENVMTNMEMERVLNSSGPTQGHFVRPSDKKSPKKIAFIQCVGSRGEGKEAGCQYCSRFCCMNAIKDCMLVKQHEPDIEELTVFFIDIRAAGKGFEEFYQRSLDIPELNYVRGRPSKIVEDSETKDIIVFVENGETGEINHVRVDMAVLSTGAMASESNKGLAEILGVELDENNFFNIDTKYGSPLHTVKEGIFVCGCAAGINDISDSVSQGSGAAAEAERFASKLRIEEKPREIKELDISGPLRIGVFLCHCGINIAGVIDIPSLQEEAEKIPDVVHVEKNVFMCSDEGQRLIQEKIVEYKLNRVVIAACTPRTHEPIFRENCELIGLNPYLLEMVNIRDQCSWVHASVPEMATLKAKDLIKMGVAKARYLQPLYKSSIPINQSVLVIGGGVAGMRAALDLDAQAFRVTLIEKEGRLGGRLNNLTKVYPANLNAVELARTMVERLQASRVEVMVSTEITSITGYIGNFDVATTNGNFKTGTIVMATGSDVYKPETEYGYDKYDNVITNQELENILNDSRGKIIINGKTPETVVFIQCIGSRDPEKNAYCSRYCCPTTIKQAIRLREASINVVVLHRDMRTVGAKAEEQYRHARSLGVKFIRYTPERLPEVTGKDKNADSVKILELALNRILEVPVDLVTLACGMVPNKESTGKLHDILKVSIGADGFFMESNAKLGPVETTSEGVFLAGCVSGPKDISDSIAQGSAAAAKAARFIARDTVELEPTTSTVNQALCRACGLCVDICDYHAPALVMTDSGYMAAEINQALCKGCGTCTSWCPTGAITSLHFTDDQINAMMDVLLAGKE; encoded by the coding sequence ATGATGGATGCCGGTCGGCATCCCAACATTGAGGTTTTCACTAATTCCGAACTTGTGAAATTTAGCGGTAATGCGGGTAATTTCAGGGCAGTTGTGAAAAAACATCCCCGATATATAGATGAGAACCTTTGCACCGGTTGCGGTGTCTGCACCGATAGTTGTCCTGTTGCGGTTCCCAATGAGTTCGAGGTTGGTATGGGAGCTCGCAAGGCTATATATTCGCCATTTCCGCAGGCAGTTCCCAATACATATATAATCGACAGACAAAACTGCCTCAACAATGATTTCTTGGTTTGCTCAAACTGTCAGGATGTCTGCGACCGCAATGCTGTAAACTATGATGACACTGGCGAGGAGATTGAAATTGAAATCGGCTCTGTTGTTGTTGCTACCGGCTTTGATGTTTACGATGCTTCTGCTATTCCAAGTTATGGTTATGGCCGTTATGAGAACGTGATGACCAATATGGAAATGGAAAGAGTGTTAAACTCCTCCGGACCTACTCAGGGTCATTTTGTCAGGCCATCCGATAAAAAATCGCCCAAGAAAATCGCCTTTATTCAATGTGTCGGCTCTCGCGGCGAGGGCAAGGAAGCCGGTTGTCAGTATTGCTCCCGTTTCTGCTGTATGAATGCTATTAAAGACTGCATGCTGGTTAAGCAGCATGAACCGGATATCGAAGAGCTAACGGTTTTCTTCATTGATATTAGAGCCGCGGGTAAAGGGTTTGAGGAATTTTACCAGCGTTCTTTGGATATTCCCGAATTGAATTATGTTCGGGGCAGACCATCTAAGATAGTAGAAGATTCGGAGACTAAAGATATTATCGTATTTGTAGAAAATGGCGAAACCGGCGAGATTAACCATGTTAGGGTCGATATGGCTGTTCTATCGACTGGGGCTATGGCTTCCGAGTCTAATAAAGGCTTGGCTGAGATTCTTGGCGTCGAGCTTGATGAGAACAATTTTTTCAATATCGACACTAAGTATGGATCGCCGCTTCATACAGTTAAAGAAGGTATTTTTGTTTGTGGCTGTGCGGCTGGTATAAATGATATATCCGATTCGGTTTCTCAGGGTTCTGGCGCGGCGGCTGAGGCTGAAAGATTCGCCTCGAAGCTTCGCATTGAGGAAAAGCCCCGCGAGATTAAAGAGCTTGATATCTCAGGACCACTGAGAATTGGCGTATTTCTGTGCCATTGCGGGATAAATATCGCTGGCGTTATTGATATTCCGTCGCTTCAGGAGGAAGCTGAAAAAATCCCTGATGTTGTGCATGTCGAGAAAAATGTTTTTATGTGCTCTGATGAAGGCCAGCGTTTGATACAGGAAAAAATCGTTGAATATAAGCTTAACCGGGTGGTTATAGCGGCCTGCACTCCTCGCACGCATGAACCGATATTCCGCGAGAATTGTGAACTTATCGGTCTTAATCCCTATTTGCTGGAGATGGTTAATATTCGCGACCAATGTTCTTGGGTTCATGCAAGCGTTCCGGAAATGGCTACGTTGAAAGCAAAAGATTTAATAAAAATGGGCGTCGCTAAAGCGCGTTACCTTCAGCCGCTTTATAAAAGCTCTATTCCAATCAATCAAAGCGTGCTGGTAATCGGCGGCGGTGTTGCCGGTATGCGCGCCGCTTTGGATCTCGATGCGCAGGCCTTCAGGGTTACGCTTATCGAAAAAGAAGGACGGTTGGGTGGACGGTTAAACAATTTGACCAAAGTATATCCAGCCAATCTAAATGCAGTTGAGCTTGCCCGAACGATGGTGGAAAGACTTCAAGCCAGCCGGGTTGAGGTGATGGTTTCCACCGAAATTACCTCTATAACCGGCTATATCGGTAATTTTGATGTTGCGACTACTAACGGCAATTTCAAAACAGGAACCATTGTTATGGCAACCGGTTCGGATGTTTATAAGCCCGAAACAGAGTATGGTTATGATAAATATGATAATGTCATTACCAATCAGGAGCTTGAAAATATTCTTAATGATTCAAGGGGGAAAATTATAATTAATGGCAAGACGCCTGAAACCGTTGTCTTTATACAATGCATCGGCTCACGCGACCCGGAAAAGAACGCTTACTGTTCGAGATACTGCTGTCCTACCACTATTAAACAGGCTATTCGTTTGCGAGAGGCAAGTATAAATGTAGTCGTGCTTCACCGCGATATGCGTACGGTTGGCGCCAAAGCCGAGGAACAATATCGTCATGCTCGTTCTTTGGGCGTTAAGTTCATTCGTTATACTCCTGAGAGACTTCCCGAAGTTACAGGGAAAGATAAGAATGCTGATAGCGTAAAAATACTCGAATTGGCACTGAACCGTATCCTTGAAGTGCCGGTTGATTTAGTAACGTTGGCTTGCGGCATGGTTCCCAACAAAGAATCAACAGGCAAGCTTCATGACATTCTAAAAGTTTCGATTGGAGCAGACGGCTTTTTCATGGAGAGCAATGCTAAACTTGGTCCGGTTGAAACTACCAGTGAGGGTGTGTTCTTAGCCGGATGTGTCAGCGGTCCGAAAGATATTTCAGATTCGATAGCGCAGGGTTCGGCTGCTGCTGCTAAAGCGGCTCGGTTTATCGCCCGCGATACCGTAGAGCTTGAACCAACTACCAGCACGGTAAATCAGGCATTATGCCGCGCTTGCGGTTTGTGTGTGGATATCTGCGATTATCATGCGCCGGCGCTGGTTATGACCGATTCCGGTTATATGGCGGCGGAAATAAATCAGGCATTATGCAAAGGCTGCGGCACTTGCACAAGCTGGTGTCCGACTGGCGCTATTACCTCGCTTCATTTCACTGATGACCAGATTAACGCCATGATGGATGTATTATTAGCAGGCAAGGAATAG
- the lptC gene encoding LPS export ABC transporter periplasmic protein LptC, with the protein MKALKIAGFLLLFLALTLFSCTKTNPPKEIENDTNYPDTQLDDATITLSKDGKQNTIVIAKHIDRWEKNDSTEADTVEITFFDENGSERSILNANRALIREKTEKISVFGSVVVVNDDSTILKTESLFWDPETELITTDDFVEIQQANGDILTGYGLRADRHLSEFEILRDVAGKVEKTPETEKERFIDK; encoded by the coding sequence ATGAAGGCTTTAAAGATTGCCGGCTTTTTACTATTATTTTTAGCGCTTACCCTTTTTTCCTGCACCAAAACCAACCCGCCCAAAGAAATAGAAAACGATACTAACTATCCTGATACTCAATTGGATGACGCCACTATTACGCTTTCCAAGGATGGCAAACAAAACACTATAGTCATAGCTAAACATATCGACCGCTGGGAGAAAAATGACTCTACCGAGGCTGATACCGTTGAGATAACTTTCTTTGATGAAAATGGCTCAGAACGGTCGATTCTTAATGCCAACCGCGCTCTTATACGAGAAAAAACCGAGAAGATCTCCGTGTTTGGGAGTGTCGTAGTTGTAAATGATGATTCAACCATATTAAAAACGGAATCGCTTTTTTGGGACCCCGAAACAGAACTTATCACAACAGATGATTTTGTAGAAATTCAACAGGCTAACGGTGATATATTGACAGGTTATGGTTTAAGGGCTGATCGTCACTTATCCGAGTTTGAGATTTTACGCGATGTTGCCGGCAAAGTCGAAAAAACGCCCGAAACCGAAAAGGAGCGGTTCATAGATAAATGA